The Centroberyx gerrardi isolate f3 chromosome 8, fCenGer3.hap1.cur.20231027, whole genome shotgun sequence genomic sequence TGGCCTAACGTAAGCCATTAGAcaatttcaaaaaaaaaatacaaaaatgcattattttcCTCTATACCTTGAACCCATAGGACTCTCTGCTGTCACAATCTCTCTCCTTTTGATTTTCCATTAGCCACAGGACCTTGAAAATCAAGTGAAGTGTCCCAGTTGTTGGCTTTGTAATGATATAGCCAAAAAAAATGAGGGTGATGAAAATCAACCTAAATAAATCCCCACTTCTCCTAATCTCAAACAAACCAgaggcaaaatgaaaacaagtcaAAACCGCTGAGTCATTGCAGGACTCAATATGACCTTGTCTAGGGATAGAGTCCCTCGAGGTGCAGGGTATGAAGAACTAAAACCCGAGATTCACAACAGGGCTGCAAGAAAATGAGCAAGCCCTGGCCATTATGTGGTAGCAGCCACACTAACTCCATCTGGTTGACAGTTAATCATTTCATTTATGATGTAATAGTCACCCTGGCACCAATTACAttacagaggaaaacaacagtGTAAGCATTAAAgtatttttgacaaaaaattATTAACAATTTTACTTAAAAGCATTACTCCATTCTGTACATTGTACCATAAAGCAAACTATCTTCAGTTTTGCCGAATGCAGACAAGTTGGCTACATGCAAACAGGATGAGGAGAATGAATTTTCTGTTGTTCTAGCCTAGTGTTTTCACATTTCCACTGCTGAACACAAAACAGTGGGCACACAGTTTCAAATTGCGTGATTAAACTATTTATTCTAGATATTTCATATCATCTGTATACAGACATATTGCACGAGTTACAAATCTGCACACAGTCTATACAAACACATAGTCCTTCTGGCTTTGACTGagcaaaaagaaacaaacataaacctCATATATACTTATGTGAGGGATACAAGTTTTTGTGCGTTATGCTGCGGTTTAAGGGAGATTTACATTctttaaatatacacacacaaatatatactcTTTACTCTTCAAACAAAGAATTTACAAACTGCTAAACCAGTTTCAAGACACTCAGGAACTCTTCCACTTTTGCACACTGCTGGTACGTGACACTGCGTAATGGGACATTGTCTGTAATGTGTGGTTTTACAAACAGTTGATGTTGATCATAATATCTTTGGATTTTGGTGGAGAGAttcaaatataaaaacacaaaatacttaATAGTAACATGTTTCACTCTCTTAGCTTATCCCACTTCAGCTTGATCAAGACTCAGCTTCAGGGGGCCTCAACTTTGGCCATTTTGTACCACTTCATCATGCATTCAAATCATGGCGTGATATGATGTAAATTCTCTAAATAGTGGCCATATGTGTAACATGGTAGCTAATACTATTCACTAAATTAAAAACACTAAGCTACCGAGGTCCTTCTAAGGTCCAGGACAAGGTGTATGTGTTTAGATGCAGAGCACTACAGATTATGCCATCCGTATGGGGCccagaaaaaaacccacttgAGACAAGTTTGGGTAGGAACCTGAAAATGATTACGGTGAGGTGGCGGTGATTATTACAGAAGGTAGTAAAACCCCTCCTCTAAGCGTGAGCATGCTTACTTGGGCTTTGTGagttgtgtgtatgcgtgtggtTTGCAGGAAGAGCAGCAGTAGGAGCACAGGCATGTCCACATCCCAGAGAATTCCTCATGTCCGACTCCCTCATCAACACTCAGTCTTTATTCGTGGGCATCCGGGAAGGGACGGGGTTTGGAGCAGGGAGGGTGCAGGAGGACGGAGGCTCTGCAATACTCAGATATTGAAGCTCTCTCCACAACCACATGTGCCCTTGATATTGGGATTGTTGAAGACAAATTCACTGGCCAGCTTTGACTCCACAAAGTCCATCTCAGTTCCCAAAAGGGTCAGCTGAGCCTTCTTCTCAATGAACACCCTCACACCTGCAAGAGAGTCACCATAGCAGTGTTGTCACTACTCCAAAATTTTGACCTTAGCACCAATATTCAGCCCAAGTATTGTAGCTTCAAGTCTAAAttgaaatgacaacaaaaagttaaaatgaaaGTAATAAAATACACTGATCAATAACACAATGtatttaattagttaaatttttcaaaatgcaattatcaaagacatttttttctatCAAAAAACATTTAAGATACTTTTGAGGGAAAGTAACTGATACAAGGACAAACTGCTGCACTTAACATTTCACCACTGCTCAGCTAGCAAAACAGCACACatcacaacagagagaaaaaaaaaaaaaaaggaactacAGTATTATATCAGCATTACTACACTACTAAACTTAAAAACCTTAAACCAAATACTTTCTGCTAAGCTTTCAattatcaactacatcaacatcAGGTTGTCATTCTGATGTAGTCGACCTTTCTTATATTACGATATGGCATGACTCACCATCCTGCAGCACTTCCTCATCAGCTTTGTCCTTCTCCTTGGTGTAGTCCAGTGTGTAAGTCAGTCCATTGCAACCGCGTGTCCTCACCCCCACCTTCATACCAATCTGGACAGAGTCAGAGACATGCTAGCATTAGTCTAAATCATCTTTTACCCACCAGCATTTAGAGTTTTAGTTTTATCAGTTTTGCCATAATATACAAGCAAGAGAGATGGGAAATGCAGTGGAGATAGATGAGTTAGAGGTGAACTGCTTCAGTCACTTCACATGGTATTCCCTGCAGAGTTTACTGGACTACAGCCAGCAGGGAAGCCTCATAATGACACTGAATTAATCTCTCGAGAGACAGATCAGAGCctatattcacaaaatatattACCTCTATAAATCTTATTAACTAAGTTACAATTTTCCAGTTATAAGTTTCTTTTATTCCTTCAGCCACATTTGATAAGGAAGTCTTACATTCGATGTTTAAGAGCCCTGTCTAAAGCAGCTgtacatttatcatttatttgatttgttCTTACACATGTTTTAAGATCAAATTTGTCTTTACAAATAGTTATATCAAGAGGTTCATTGTCCAAAAGTTTTAAGGTAGAACAGACTTCATTTATTTGATGTAGACAAATCAATGTAATGAACCCTTAAGCACTCAGGGCAACACTGCATTCCACCTTTACAGAAGAAGCAAAGAAGGAGCTGAACGCAGTGCACAATGTTAAGCACACAGTGATGACTGGAAGAGGGCAGCTTGAAGTTTCAAGGAATGTTGGCTGGATTAATCACTCACATATTCAGGCTTATCATGGAGCAGCGTCCTGATCTTGTTCACGGCTGCTGGAGTCTGAAGAGAAAGGTGTTGGAAGAGAAAAGGTTAACACTCACACCAAGAGCCAAGATGCTTAACATGATCATGATAAACACAATAAGGCTGCGTCTGACTGACTTCTCAAATGAATGTGACTGAACAGCCCTAAGCTTCCTGGTAGATATCAATAGTTTTGGTTGAGCCATCGATCACATTCCAAGACAGAGAATTACAGGCAATTAATTAGTTCCGAATTGTACTGTACATAATAGCAGGTATGACTTTTGTTTTAGGATAGGTTTCCCCACTAACAAAAGACATGTTTGCATTCATgcatagcatttttttttttttaatttttaatttaaaaaaagactgTCTAGCCTAAATTTAGGTGACAAGCCTAAATCCAACAATTTATGACTGAGTAGGCTACATGCCAAAACACATGGTCAACATTTTGTGGCAATGTAGCCTACAAAACACTTATAATTACACAATTTTGTTACCCCCACTCAGCCTAAAAAGGTTGCCTTTGTATCATGAGATTCAGCCTAATTACAAAAAACATGTTGTAACCTATTGCAGATTATATCACCCTGGACAACACCACTGTTTGGAATGGGCAGCAACGAATATTTACATCAAACACAACAAGGCATTACCTGTGCTAGATAAGCATTAAATCACCACTGTGGAGGCTGATAGTTCAACAGGTCTGAAATCAGAAGGTACCTATGGTGTTGTGCTGTTCTGTAGTTCCTATTGTACTTGGTTAGATGTAAACGAGAGGGAGCCCAGAATTTGGACAGTCATGATGTAGAGGCATTTGGGAGGCTGATTTAAATTACAGCAGCCACCTGGAACTAATCCCTTAAAGCCTATGTGAtcatctgcatgtgtgcatctgtgctgacgctaaatgtaggctacatcCCAATATTCAACAACCTCTGACATTGTTTTGTTAATGTGTTCTTTCACAAACATACAGTGAACCAGCTAGCGAGTTCGCAAGCTAGCGAGTTGAAATCATAACATTGAACTGCGTAAGTGCGTAAAAAGCAGGCAGCCAACCAAATGACCAACCCGATTGGCTATATACCCTGATTGACGGGCGCTACAGCCAATGACCTTACGGATAAATGAgtacaaaaaacacagataccGGCTTGTGTAACCACGCTTGTGTAAGCCTAACCCCATGATGTAACCACCGTACGTAACAATAAAAACTCTAGCTACAGCTATTCTGGCTACTGTAAAATACTTGAAATATGTTGATGAAGCTTCAATTCAATGAGATCTGTcaattattattagttttttaTGGATATATGTCTGATGACTGCTTTTGTAtacgttttttttctcctgattTTGCTTATCTCTGTTATGTCTTGTCTCATCTTCAAATATAGTGTTgaaggacaaaacaaaacaaaaatctcacGACCAAGAGAACCCATGGGTGTGGCTAAAGATAAGGCACTGAAACTGTTTAGCTGTTGTCATGAGTGGATTTTACAGGTGGAATgcacttatttttttatttctgcacATAAGAAACCAAGCCCTTTCCATGATTTTTTCGAAGTTTAATTGATAAGCAGGTCTTTCAGACAGATAACTAGCAGCAAAAGAAGCTCTATTAAGACATCAAAGCTAAAATTGGGGGTCCTTAGTGTATGAAAGCAATTCTTTGCAATGTACACATCATCCCCATGTGAGAATATCTGCAACTGCCTTGGTTTGGAGGATGGCCTGCCACTTCACGTTTATTTACGTACGGCACCTTTATCAGACATGGACACCAGAGACACATTATCTTACAACAGTACTGTCAGAAAAGCTAGTCACCCTGATCTACACCGTTAATGCATTTCAATCCCACCCATAAACGAGCCATGACT encodes the following:
- the isca1 gene encoding iron-sulfur cluster assembly 1 homolog, mitochondrial; its protein translation is MSASLVRATVRAVSKRKILATRAALTLTPAAVNKIRTLLHDKPEYIGMKVGVRTRGCNGLTYTLDYTKEKDKADEEVLQDGVRVFIEKKAQLTLLGTEMDFVESKLASEFVFNNPNIKGTCGCGESFNI